The Vulpes lagopus strain Blue_001 chromosome 6, ASM1834538v1, whole genome shotgun sequence genome has a segment encoding these proteins:
- the TCL1B gene encoding T-cell leukemia/lymphoma protein 1B has translation MASGPFPCLGLPPHRLWALRPGVYEDERGRTWVIVVVRLSPSWRAQGRAPRHHAHEPSITVHIWQMPVHPQVPMLPSELTLSQLPFTWQLHPGGRYRAMDSRLWEIEDHGQVDSTEQLILTQLPPGND, from the exons ATGGCCTCCGGGCCTTTTCCGTGCCTTGGGTTGCCCCCACACCGTCTGTGGGCTCTGAGGCCTGGCGTCTACGAGGACGAGAGGGGACGGACCTGGGTGATCGTGGTGGTGCGGCTCAGTCCCTCCTGGAGAGCTCAGGGCAGGGCCCCCCGCCATCATGCG CATGAACCCAGCATCACAGTCCACATATGGCAGATGCCAGTGCACCCCCAGGTGCCCATGCTCCCCAGCGAGCTGACCCTCTCCCAGCTGCCCTTCACATGGCAGCTCCACCCTGGAGGAAGGTACAGAGCAATGGATTCCAGACTCTGGGAAATAGAGGACCACGGCCAG GTTGACTCCACAGAGCAGCTGATCCTGACACAGCTGCCACCGGGGAATGACTGA